The nucleotide window TGCTCAATTTCTTTCCTTTCGTATTGAGCTTTTTGCGTTGATGGTTTCCATCAGACTTCACCATGCCTAATGGAAGTATGTGCGTACTGGTATGCCGCACAGTGCCCTCCGAATGGAAAACCCATTCAGAGAGCGCTATGCGGCACATGCGTTCTAATATCGGACATCTCCTTTGTCAGACACGAATATTTTCCTACTGGAAAATTTCTCCGACTCCTACCGCCGTAGTCCGTAGGGTCTTCCAAAGGAGATATCCTCATTAGAACTTAAATAGCCAGGTAAAAGAACAAATTATGCCATGTATCTAATTGGCACAGTATAGCATATATTTTACAAAATGTCAATAGAGTCTGTCAAGTGTATAAATGACAGATACTATCTATGTATTTTTGATAAATTCATCAAGAGTGAGTTCTGAGTCACGAAGAAGTTTTGCAAGTAAACCTCTACCAATTTCTCGATGATGAGGAATGGTTATAGGTTTTCGATGGGAATGATGAAGCCGTACATGGCTACCCTTTTGCCTTACGACATAGTATCCCATCTTTTCAAATGTAGATAAGACAACTTTAAATGAAAAAGTGGGAATAGTTGTCACACATTATAAGGAAATGGTATGAACGCTAAATTCAGATGATTTGTGGTTGGAGAGGACTTTTTGATTATTCTTTTCTTCAAGGCAGAGTTCAATAACTTCTCGGATGTTTTTTAATGCCTGATCAAGTGTTTTTCCTTGAGTATAACAACCTTGAAATAGAGGACATTCTACCGTGTAATACCCGTCATTATCCCGCTCAACAATGACATGAAATTGTTTACCTCGGAGTTGTGCTCGTATTTTTTTCATATAAAAAAGTATGGCATAGTATTCAGTAATTGTAAATAAAAAAAGACCTCATTGTTCGAGATCCCGATACGAGGTGCCTGGAATGGCATGTGTTCCTCGAAGGGTTCGAACGTTGAGGTCTGGGGCCCGCCCTCGCTATTACCGCACCAGTGATTGGAGAGGCGAAAAGCTAGTTCATCGATCTTGATGGACCGATGGAAGGCGGTTGTGGTCGC belongs to Patescibacteria group bacterium and includes:
- a CDS encoding type II toxin-antitoxin system HicA family toxin translates to MTTIPTFSFKVVLSTFEKMGYYVVRQKGSHVRLHHSHRKPITIPHHREIGRGLLAKLLRDSELTLDEFIKNT
- a CDS encoding type II toxin-antitoxin system HicB family antitoxin codes for the protein MKKIRAQLRGKQFHVIVERDNDGYYTVECPLFQGCYTQGKTLDQALKNIREVIELCLEEKNNQKVLSNHKSSEFSVHTISL